One genomic segment of Chryseobacterium phocaeense includes these proteins:
- a CDS encoding MMPL family transporter has product MHRFFIFLYYFISKNRILSALIALGIAVLCVFFASKINFEEDINQIIPKNEKSDLTAKVLKQLNFSDKIIVIIENTSSEDSFQLSETADTFLQRTEPLKKYIGSVQGKVNDSEISETFDFVNQNLPLFLDENDYKEIERKLQKDSISKQVEDNYVSLVSPTSLVTKDFIKKDPLGITYLGIKKLNALNISKDFKLEDNYIVTKDGKNLLLFIDPKNKSNDTKNNEAFINQLNLIKDDINKQFRGKTELSYFGSPVIAVANAQQIKKDIQNTVMISMTVLLILLIYYFRNFFTPIIVFLPTVFSVLLALLVLYFIKDKISAISLSVGAILIGITIDYALHILTHYKHNNNIEELYKEITQPIVLSSATTAVSFLCLVFVRSEALKDLGLFAAITVILSSVTALIIVPQLYKPRQTEEKHSTNFIDKIGSYPYEKNKPLIIGCSVIIIACLFGFRHVGFNEDIGDLNYIPKELKISEAKLQKLSDLTSKSIYTISYGDSEEEALARNSRLSSFLAQEKQEGKILSYSSLGNVVLSEKDQKKRIETWNTFWDAGKKTRTVSELLSSGNRFGFNSGAFDNFNEVLNKKYTALSLNDYQQVKALQISEFMSHENGFYTVSNVVKVDEKKRDAFIKDIEKKHDALAIDRQQMNENFLGLLKRDFSTLINYSLLAIVLTIIVFFRNFELTVLTMFPIVLTGVVTAGILYFLGLELNIFSTVVCTLVFGVGDDFSIFLTKAMQKEHTTGKNELPTYRTSIILAVFTTILSIGSLIFAKHPALHSLALVALIGMFSVIIITSTLYPFWFRLLITNRAKKGLSPITFRLLLRCIISFFYYGLGGLIFSLIGSMFIRRSKGKTLDFIKWILARFLTSVLHITPFVKKRVIRNPAEDFSRPAVIIANHTSFLDTLAIAMATHKIIYLVNDWVYDSPVFGKLVRALGFYPVSQGIENGMDKLKEKIGQGYSLVVFPEAERSYTNDVKRFHKGAFYLAEEFGLDILPIYIHGNSEVLPKGDFIIYNGSITVKVGERISKDDLSFGKTYSERTKKINAYFREKFAALRSEIEDENYFRKKLFLSYLYKDNEVVSEVKEDFSANKSVYFELNKHIPKDATILHFADDFGQKDVLLTLYQAERRIFSLIADEERRQTAMQNYLVKRRKLHYIKNASEIHKNIDILLVSDPDFDAGTIELLPETIIFLNTIHTAFDNSDYYEEFNSKGIKIFKKH; this is encoded by the coding sequence ATGCATCGTTTTTTTATCTTCTTATATTATTTTATTTCTAAAAACAGAATACTTTCTGCCCTGATTGCTTTGGGAATTGCTGTATTATGTGTTTTTTTTGCGTCCAAAATTAACTTTGAGGAAGATATCAACCAGATCATTCCTAAAAACGAGAAATCCGATCTTACGGCAAAGGTGCTGAAACAGCTTAATTTTTCGGACAAGATCATTGTCATTATCGAGAATACATCAAGCGAAGACAGCTTCCAGCTTTCCGAAACGGCAGACACTTTTCTGCAGAGAACAGAACCTTTAAAGAAATACATAGGTTCGGTTCAGGGGAAAGTAAATGACAGCGAAATCTCTGAAACCTTCGACTTTGTCAATCAGAATCTCCCTCTTTTCCTGGATGAAAATGATTATAAGGAGATTGAACGCAAGCTACAGAAAGACAGCATTTCAAAACAGGTAGAGGATAATTATGTCTCCCTGGTTTCTCCCACAAGTCTGGTTACCAAAGATTTTATCAAAAAAGATCCTCTGGGGATTACCTACCTGGGAATTAAAAAATTAAATGCTTTAAACATCAGTAAGGATTTCAAACTGGAGGATAATTATATCGTGACCAAAGACGGCAAAAACCTCCTGCTTTTCATTGATCCTAAAAACAAGAGCAACGACACCAAAAACAACGAAGCCTTCATCAATCAGCTTAACCTGATAAAAGATGACATTAATAAACAATTTAGAGGAAAAACAGAGCTCAGTTATTTCGGCTCTCCCGTCATTGCCGTCGCGAATGCGCAACAGATCAAAAAAGACATCCAGAATACGGTGATGATCTCTATGACCGTGCTGCTGATCCTTCTGATCTACTATTTCAGAAATTTCTTCACCCCGATTATCGTATTTCTTCCTACTGTTTTTTCAGTATTGCTGGCGTTGCTGGTTCTTTATTTTATCAAGGATAAGATCTCGGCAATTTCATTAAGTGTTGGCGCTATCCTGATTGGAATTACGATAGATTATGCCCTCCATATTCTGACGCATTACAAGCACAATAACAATATTGAAGAGCTGTACAAAGAGATTACACAGCCTATTGTTCTGAGCAGTGCCACCACGGCGGTCTCTTTTTTATGTCTCGTTTTTGTACGCTCGGAAGCCTTGAAAGATCTGGGCCTTTTTGCAGCTATTACGGTTATTTTATCGTCTGTTACGGCATTAATCATCGTTCCTCAGCTGTACAAGCCGAGGCAGACAGAAGAGAAACACAGTACCAACTTTATCGACAAAATCGGTTCCTATCCATACGAGAAAAATAAACCTTTGATTATAGGCTGCTCTGTTATTATCATTGCCTGTCTTTTCGGTTTCAGGCATGTGGGTTTTAATGAAGATATCGGGGATCTGAATTATATCCCGAAAGAATTAAAAATAAGTGAAGCCAAGCTGCAGAAGCTTTCTGATCTCACTTCAAAATCCATTTACACCATTTCTTACGGAGATTCCGAAGAAGAAGCACTCGCCCGAAACTCCCGTCTAAGCAGCTTTCTTGCACAGGAGAAACAGGAAGGAAAGATATTAAGCTACAGTTCACTCGGAAATGTGGTGCTTTCTGAAAAAGATCAGAAAAAAAGGATTGAAACCTGGAATACATTCTGGGATGCCGGTAAAAAAACCCGTACTGTATCTGAGCTGTTGAGTAGCGGAAACCGGTTTGGTTTTAACAGTGGAGCTTTTGATAATTTCAATGAGGTTTTAAACAAAAAGTATACAGCATTAAGCCTTAACGATTACCAGCAGGTGAAAGCCTTACAGATTTCTGAATTCATGAGCCATGAAAATGGGTTTTACACGGTTTCCAATGTGGTAAAAGTAGATGAAAAGAAAAGGGATGCCTTTATTAAAGATATTGAAAAGAAACATGATGCCCTGGCCATTGACCGACAACAAATGAATGAGAACTTTCTGGGATTGCTGAAAAGGGATTTCAGCACGCTGATTAATTATTCCCTTCTGGCCATCGTCCTTACGATTATTGTTTTCTTCAGAAATTTTGAACTGACCGTTCTTACGATGTTCCCTATTGTACTGACCGGTGTTGTAACGGCAGGTATCCTTTATTTTCTTGGACTGGAGCTCAATATTTTCAGTACGGTTGTGTGTACACTGGTTTTTGGCGTGGGTGATGACTTCAGTATTTTCCTCACCAAAGCCATGCAGAAAGAGCACACCACAGGAAAAAATGAACTTCCTACCTATAGGACTTCTATTATTTTAGCCGTTTTCACCACGATATTATCCATCGGTTCATTGATATTTGCAAAGCATCCGGCCTTGCATTCATTAGCTCTGGTAGCGCTGATCGGGATGTTTTCCGTGATCATCATCACCTCAACGCTTTATCCGTTCTGGTTCAGGTTACTGATTACCAACCGGGCCAAAAAAGGACTTTCTCCTATTACGTTCAGGTTGCTATTAAGATGCATTATTTCTTTTTTCTATTACGGACTGGGCGGCTTGATATTTTCACTCATCGGAAGTATGTTTATCAGGAGATCAAAGGGTAAAACCCTGGACTTTATTAAATGGATTTTAGCCAGATTTTTAACGTCTGTGCTGCATATAACCCCCTTTGTCAAAAAGAGAGTGATCAGAAATCCGGCAGAAGATTTCAGCAGACCGGCTGTAATTATCGCCAATCATACATCTTTTCTGGATACATTGGCCATTGCTATGGCTACCCATAAAATTATATATCTGGTGAATGACTGGGTATATGATTCCCCGGTTTTCGGTAAGCTGGTGAGAGCTCTTGGATTTTATCCGGTTTCTCAGGGTATAGAGAACGGTATGGACAAGCTGAAAGAAAAAATTGGTCAGGGATACTCTCTGGTTGTTTTCCCGGAAGCGGAACGTTCTTACACGAATGATGTAAAAAGGTTCCATAAAGGGGCCTTCTACCTTGCAGAAGAGTTCGGCCTGGACATCCTTCCCATTTACATCCACGGGAATTCCGAAGTATTGCCAAAAGGGGATTTTATCATCTACAACGGAAGCATTACGGTGAAGGTAGGAGAAAGGATCAGTAAAGATGATTTGAGTTTCGGAAAAACCTATTCCGAGAGAACCAAAAAAATCAATGCTTATTTCAGGGAGAAGTTTGCAGCGCTGAGGAGTGAGATTGAGGATGAAAATTATTTCAGGAAAAAACTGTTTTTAAGTTATTTATATAAAGATAATGAGGTGGTAAGTGAAGTGAAGGAAGATTTCAGTGCAAACAAATCCGTTTATTTTGAACTGAATAAACATATTCCGAAGGATGCAACGATTCTTCATTTCGCAGATGATTTCGGTCAAAAAGATGTCCTGCTGACTCTTTACCAGGCAGAAAGAAGGATTTTCTCACTTATTGCCGATGAGGAAAGAAGACAAACCGCCATGCAGAACTATCTGGTAAAAAGAAGGAAGCTTCATTACATTAAGAATGCTTCGGAGATCCATAAAAACATTGATATCCTTCTGGTTTCAGATCCGGATTTTGATGCAGGAACCATTGAGCTGCTTCCAGAGACGATTATATTCCTGAATACAATTCATACCGCCTTTGACAACTCAGATTATTATGAAGAGTTTAATTCAAAAGGAATAAAAATATTCAAAAAACATTAA
- a CDS encoding EpsG family protein codes for MSILHPYFIVAIAYMLFFSVQEVFGKKVEKKWFWFLGIYLILLVGFRNNVGPDYGSYKGLYIYSDTKSYYSIFMKMLHMEGPDQLDVEWLYTLINKILLNVFDAPFFALTLVIAIFAIFFKIEYTEDNTFYPFTFTLFMFIPYFFVGESGQIRQNLATFIVYFAIRYIKQRKLWHYLFFIFIASGVHTVSYLFLPMYWFARVPLNKTIMLIMIIISIFLSPFEVYRVFGDFMSSMASDNILVDGLNGYMDESIQRLNGGFGIPEAMMMILTFFLFFFDTKMKELYPYYEYHRNYAVVGICFYFIFRNNPVFSSRLVGAFVGFSYVIIPNTMYVVSSGMKKMIYSFIIALVIFNFVVFSYFNNIKVGRFTIELYNNHVLP; via the coding sequence ATGAGCATACTACATCCGTATTTTATCGTTGCCATTGCCTATATGCTTTTTTTTAGTGTACAGGAAGTTTTCGGGAAGAAAGTAGAAAAAAAGTGGTTTTGGTTTCTTGGCATCTACCTTATCTTGCTGGTAGGTTTCCGTAATAATGTGGGACCGGATTACGGAAGTTACAAAGGGCTGTACATCTATTCTGATACGAAAAGCTATTACAGTATATTCATGAAGATGCTCCATATGGAAGGCCCCGATCAGCTGGATGTGGAATGGCTCTATACCCTGATTAACAAGATACTTCTCAACGTTTTTGATGCTCCTTTTTTCGCGCTTACATTAGTCATTGCTATCTTTGCTATTTTCTTTAAGATAGAATATACGGAAGACAATACATTTTATCCTTTTACCTTTACCCTGTTTATGTTTATCCCTTATTTCTTTGTTGGGGAAAGCGGGCAGATCAGGCAGAACCTTGCCACATTTATTGTTTATTTTGCGATACGGTATATCAAGCAGCGGAAGCTGTGGCATTACCTGTTCTTTATATTTATAGCATCAGGGGTCCATACTGTGAGTTATCTGTTTCTTCCCATGTACTGGTTTGCGAGGGTTCCGCTGAATAAAACCATCATGCTTATCATGATCATTATTTCAATATTCCTTTCTCCGTTTGAAGTATACCGTGTTTTTGGAGATTTCATGAGTAGTATGGCGTCAGATAACATTCTTGTGGACGGTTTAAACGGGTATATGGATGAATCCATCCAAAGACTGAATGGCGGATTCGGGATTCCTGAGGCCATGATGATGATTCTTACCTTCTTCCTTTTCTTCTTCGATACCAAGATGAAAGAGCTTTATCCCTACTACGAATACCATAGGAACTATGCAGTTGTCGGGATCTGTTTTTATTTTATATTCAGGAATAACCCCGTATTCTCATCCAGATTGGTAGGGGCATTTGTTGGTTTCTCTTATGTAATTATCCCCAATACCATGTATGTGGTGTCAAGTGGCATGAAAAAAATGATTTACTCCTTTATCATCGCATTGGTTATTTTCAATTTTGTAGTATTCTCCTACTTTAATAATATCAAAGTCGGCAGGTTTACCATTGAACTCTATAATAACCATGTCCTTCCATAA